The following are from one region of the Klebsiella aerogenes genome:
- a CDS encoding tRNA/rRNA methyltransferase, translating into MRLSIVLVAPARAENVGAAARAMKTMGFSELRIVDSEAHLQPAARWVAHGSGDILDNIKTYPTLAQALHDVDFTVATTARSRARFHYYATPQQLLPLLEEKAQWMNHTALVFGREDSGLTNEELALADVLTGVPMVADYPSLNLGQSVMVYCYQLSSLLQQAAPQGGDTDENQLQALRQRTLLLLGRLGVDEDVKLVDWLQQRIGLLQQRDTAMLHRLLHDIEKNLPE; encoded by the coding sequence ATGCGTTTATCGATTGTTTTGGTGGCGCCCGCCAGGGCTGAGAACGTCGGCGCGGCGGCGCGGGCGATGAAAACGATGGGATTCAGCGAATTGCGGATCGTTGATAGCGAGGCGCATTTGCAGCCCGCGGCCCGCTGGGTCGCCCACGGCTCGGGAGATATTTTAGATAATATAAAAACTTACCCGACGCTTGCTCAGGCGCTACACGACGTTGATTTTACCGTCGCCACCACCGCCCGCAGCCGTGCGCGTTTCCATTACTACGCGACGCCGCAACAGTTGCTGCCGCTGCTGGAAGAAAAAGCGCAATGGATGAATCACACCGCGCTGGTATTTGGTCGCGAGGACTCCGGCTTAACCAACGAGGAGCTGGCGCTGGCCGATGTGCTTACCGGCGTGCCGATGGTTGCCGATTATCCTTCCCTGAATCTCGGACAGTCGGTGATGGTGTATTGCTATCAGTTGAGCTCATTGCTACAGCAAGCGGCCCCACAGGGGGGCGACACTGATGAAAATCAGCTGCAGGCCTTACGCCAGCGGACATTGTTGCTACTTGGTCGTTTAGGGGTGGATGAAGACGTTAAACTCGTCGACTGGTTGCAGCAGCGGATCGGACTGTTACAGCAACGCGACACCGCGATGTTGCATCGTTTGTTGCATGATATTGAAAAAAATCTACCAGAGTAA
- the yjjY gene encoding protein YjjY, with protein sequence MTKVRNCVLDALSINVNNIISLVVGTFPLDPTVSKTAVILTILTAT encoded by the coding sequence ATGACTAAAGTACGTAATTGCGTTCTTGATGCACTTTCCATCAACGTCAACAACATCATTAGCTTGGTCGTGGGTACTTTCCCTCTGGACCCGACGGTGTCAAAAACGGCTGTCATCCTAACCATTTTAACAGCAACATAA
- the arcA gene encoding two-component system response regulator ArcA, with the protein MQTPHILIVEDELVTRNTLKSIFEAEGYDVFEATDGAEMHQILSENDINLVIMDINLPGKNGLLLARELREQADVALMFLTGRDNEVDKILGLEIGADDYITKPFNPRELTIRARNLLSRTMNLGTVSEERRSVESYKFNGWELDINSRSLVSPNGEQYKLPRSEFRAMLHFCENPGKIQSRAELLKKMTGRELKPHDRTVDVTIRRIRKHFESTPDTPEIIATIHGEGYRFCGDLQE; encoded by the coding sequence ATGCAGACCCCGCACATTCTTATCGTTGAAGACGAGTTGGTAACACGCAACACGTTAAAAAGTATTTTCGAAGCAGAAGGTTATGATGTATTCGAAGCGACCGATGGCGCGGAAATGCATCAGATCCTGTCTGAAAATGATATCAACCTGGTGATCATGGATATCAACCTGCCAGGTAAAAATGGTCTCCTGCTCGCGCGTGAACTGCGTGAACAAGCTGACGTCGCGCTGATGTTCCTTACCGGCCGCGACAACGAAGTGGATAAAATTCTCGGCCTCGAAATCGGCGCCGATGACTATATCACTAAACCGTTTAACCCGCGTGAACTGACTATCCGCGCGCGCAACCTGCTCTCCCGTACCATGAACCTGGGTACCGTGAGCGAAGAGCGTCGCAGCGTTGAGAGCTACAAGTTCAATGGCTGGGAACTGGATATCAACAGCCGTTCGCTGGTGAGCCCAAATGGCGAGCAGTACAAGCTGCCGCGCAGTGAATTCCGCGCGATGCTGCACTTCTGCGAAAACCCGGGCAAAATTCAGTCACGCGCAGAGCTGCTGAAGAAAATGACCGGTCGCGAGCTGAAGCCGCATGACCGTACCGTGGACGTGACTATTCGTCGCATTCGTAAGCATTTCGAATCCACTCCGGACACCCCGGAAATCATCGCGACCATTCACGGTGAAGGTTACCGTTTCTGTGGCGATCTGCAGGAATAA